From the genome of Streptomyces sp. S4.7:
GACGCGCGTGCCGTTCGGCCGGAACGTCACGGGGAGGGCGGGGAGTTCGGGGCGGGCGGCCGGCACGGGCATCAGGTGTGGTCCTTCACAGGCGGCAGGCGTGGATGGCCGTGGTGAGAATGGCGCGGGCACCCAGCTCGTACAGGTCGTCCATGATGCGCTGCGCCTCCCTGGACGGGACCATCGCGCGGACGGCGACCCAGCCCTCGTTGTGCAGCGGCGAGATGGTCGGCGACTCCAGGCCGGGTGTGAGGGCCACGGCGCGCTCCAGGTGCTCGGCGCGGCAGTCGTAGTCCATCATCACGTACGTACGGGCGACCAGGACGCCCTGGAGGCGGCGCAGGAACTGCTGGACCTTGGGTTCGTCGGCGTCCGCGCCGCTGCGGCGGACGACGATCGCCTCGGACCTCATGATCGGCTCGTCGACGACTTCGAGGCCGGCGTTGCGCATCGAGGTGCCGGTCTCCACGACGTCCGCGATGATCTGCGCCACGCCCAGCTCGATCGCGGTCTCGACGGCTCCGTCGAGGTGGACGACGGAGGCGTCCACGCCCTTGTCGGCGAGGTACTTGACGACGATGCCTTCGTAGGAGGTGGCG
Proteins encoded in this window:
- the hisG gene encoding ATP phosphoribosyltransferase produces the protein MLRIAVPNKGSLSGAASAMLHEAGYQQRKESKELVLVDPENEVEFFYLRPRDIAIYVSSGRLDIGITGRDLLLDSGAGAEEILPLGFARSTFRFAAKPGTATSVADFGGLTIATSYEGIVVKYLADKGVDASVVHLDGAVETAIELGVAQIIADVVETGTSMRNAGLEVVDEPIMRSEAIVVRRSGADADEPKVQQFLRRLQGVLVARTYVMMDYDCRAEHLERAVALTPGLESPTISPLHNEGWVAVRAMVPSREAQRIMDDLYELGARAILTTAIHACRL